The Enterobacter kobei genome has a segment encoding these proteins:
- a CDS encoding phosphatase produces the protein MYPVDLHMHTVASTHAYSNLHDYIAQAKLKGIKLFAITDHGPDMADAPHYWHFVNMRIWPRLVDGIGILRGIEANIKNTDGEIDCTGPMLTSLDLILAGFHEPVFPPQDKETNTAAMIATIASGNVHIISHPGNPKYPIDIQAVAQAAAKHRVALEINNSSFVHSRKGSEANCREVAAAVRDAGGMVALGSDSHTAFTLGDFGECMKVLQDVNFPEAQILNVTPRRMLDFLESRGMTPVDEFADL, from the coding sequence ATGTATCCCGTTGACCTGCATATGCACACCGTCGCCAGCACCCACGCGTATAGCAACCTCCATGATTATATCGCCCAGGCAAAGCTAAAAGGTATTAAGCTCTTTGCGATAACCGATCACGGCCCGGATATGGCGGATGCGCCGCACTACTGGCATTTTGTGAATATGCGGATCTGGCCACGTCTGGTGGATGGCATTGGGATACTGCGCGGCATTGAGGCGAACATCAAAAACACCGACGGTGAAATCGACTGCACCGGCCCGATGCTGACCTCCTTAGATCTGATCCTTGCCGGTTTCCATGAGCCGGTTTTCCCGCCGCAGGATAAAGAGACCAATACCGCGGCGATGATTGCCACCATTGCCAGCGGCAATGTGCATATCATCAGCCATCCGGGTAATCCTAAATACCCTATTGATATTCAGGCAGTGGCGCAGGCCGCCGCGAAACACCGTGTGGCGCTGGAGATTAACAACTCCTCGTTCGTGCACTCGCGTAAAGGCAGTGAAGCCAACTGTCGCGAAGTGGCAGCCGCCGTGCGTGATGCCGGAGGGATGGTGGCGCTGGGCTCTGATTCGCACACGGCCTTCACGCTGGGGGATTTTGGCGAGTGCATGAAAGTGCTGCAGGACGTCAATTTCCCGGAAGCACAGATCCTGAACGTCACGCCACGCCGTATGCTCGACTTCCTGGAGTCGCGCGGCATGACGCCCGTTGATGAATTTGCCGACCTTTAA
- a CDS encoding TorD/DmsD family molecular chaperone encodes MNEFSILCRVLGSLYYRQPQDPLLVPLFTLIREGKLAQNWPLEQDELLERLQKSCDMQQISTDYNALFVGEECRVSPYRSAWQEGATEAEVRAFLSERGMPLSDTPADHIGTLLLAASWIEDNAGDDENEAIEILFETYLLPWVGTFLGKVEAHATSPFWRTLAPLTRDAIAAMWDELEEESEE; translated from the coding sequence ATGAATGAATTCTCCATCCTTTGCCGCGTGCTGGGCTCCCTGTATTATCGCCAGCCGCAGGACCCGCTGTTGGTTCCGCTGTTTACGCTCATTCGCGAGGGTAAGCTGGCGCAGAACTGGCCGCTGGAACAGGATGAGTTACTGGAACGTCTGCAGAAAAGCTGTGATATGCAGCAGATCTCAACGGACTACAACGCATTGTTCGTGGGGGAAGAGTGCCGCGTTTCGCCTTACCGTTCTGCCTGGCAGGAAGGGGCGACCGAAGCGGAAGTGCGGGCATTCCTCTCTGAGCGCGGTATGCCGCTGAGCGATACGCCAGCCGATCATATTGGTACTCTGCTGCTGGCGGCCTCCTGGATCGAAGACAACGCGGGTGATGATGAAAATGAAGCCATCGAAATCCTCTTCGAGACGTATCTGCTGCCGTGGGTTGGAACCTTCCTGGGGAAAGTTGAAGCCCACGCCACCTCTCCGTTCTGGAGAACGCTGGCTCCGCTGACGCGCGACGCCATCGCAGCAATGTGGGATGAGCTGGAAGAAGAGAGTGAAGAGTGA
- a CDS encoding DUF1097 domain-containing protein has product MNILLCIAITTGILSGIWGWVAVSLGLLSWAGFLGCTAYFACPQGGLKGLFISGCTLMSGVIWALVIMKGSALAPHLEILGYVMTGVVAFLMCIQAKHLLLSFVPGTFMGACATFAGQGEWKLVVPSLALGLLFGYAMKNSGLWLAARREKTQNITAVSE; this is encoded by the coding sequence ATGAACATATTACTTTGTATTGCAATCACGACGGGCATTCTCTCCGGTATCTGGGGATGGGTGGCGGTGTCTCTCGGTTTATTAAGCTGGGCTGGCTTCCTTGGCTGCACGGCCTATTTCGCCTGCCCGCAGGGAGGGCTGAAAGGGCTCTTTATCTCTGGTTGCACGCTGATGAGCGGCGTTATATGGGCGCTGGTTATCATGAAAGGCAGCGCGCTTGCGCCGCATCTGGAGATCCTGGGCTACGTCATGACGGGGGTCGTTGCCTTCCTGATGTGTATTCAGGCGAAGCATCTGCTGCTGTCGTTTGTACCGGGCACCTTTATGGGGGCGTGCGCGACCTTTGCCGGACAGGGGGAGTGGAAGCTGGTCGTCCCTTCACTGGCGCTGGGGTTGCTGTTTGGCTATGCCATGAAGAACAGCGGTCTCTGGCTGGCGGCGCGACGGGAAAAAACGCAAAACATCACCGCGGTGAGTGAATAA
- the csgG gene encoding curli production assembly/transport protein CsgG, with protein sequence MQRFLIFVAVCLLSGCLTAPPKEAAKPTLMPRAQSYRDLTHLPSPTGKIFVSVYNIQDETGQFKPYPASNFSTAVPQSATAMLVTALKDSHWFIPLERQGLQNLLNERKIIRAAQENGTVADNNRMPLQSLAAANVMIEGSIIGYESNVKSGGVGARYFGIGADTQYQLDQIAVNLRVVNVSTGEVLSSVNTSKTILSYEVQAGVFRFIDYQRLLEGEIGYTSNEPVMMCLMSAIETGVIFLINDGIDRGLWDLQNKSDVQNPILVKYRDMSVPPES encoded by the coding sequence ATGCAGCGCTTCCTGATATTTGTTGCAGTGTGCTTATTGAGCGGTTGTTTAACTGCTCCGCCTAAAGAAGCTGCAAAACCAACATTAATGCCTCGGGCTCAGAGTTATCGTGATTTAACCCATTTGCCTTCTCCAACGGGCAAAATATTTGTCTCGGTATACAACATTCAGGATGAAACAGGGCAATTTAAGCCCTACCCGGCCAGTAACTTCTCCACGGCAGTGCCGCAAAGCGCCACCGCCATGCTGGTTACCGCACTCAAGGATTCGCACTGGTTTATACCGCTGGAACGCCAGGGGCTACAGAACCTGTTAAATGAACGAAAAATTATTCGTGCGGCACAGGAGAATGGCACCGTCGCGGACAATAACCGAATGCCTCTGCAGTCTCTGGCTGCGGCAAACGTCATGATCGAAGGCTCGATTATCGGATATGAGAGCAACGTTAAATCGGGTGGTGTGGGAGCACGTTACTTTGGGATTGGCGCGGATACCCAGTATCAGCTCGACCAAATTGCCGTTAACCTGCGTGTCGTCAACGTCAGTACCGGTGAAGTGCTCTCCTCGGTAAACACCAGCAAAACGATATTGTCTTATGAAGTCCAGGCGGGGGTATTCCGCTTCATCGACTACCAGCGTTTACTGGAAGGTGAAATTGGTTATACCTCGAATGAACCGGTCATGATGTGTCTGATGTCAGCCATTGAAACCGGCGTGATCTTCCTGATTAACGATGGTATCGATCGCGGGCTGTGGGATCTGCAAAACAAATCAGACGTGCAGAACCCGATCCTGGTGAAATACCGTGATATGTCCGTGCCTCCGGAATCCTGA
- the csgF gene encoding curli production assembly/transport protein CsgF: protein MRIAYAVVSIMLITPLCWGGNMTFQFRNPNFGGNPNNGAFLLNEAQAQNSYKDPSYKDFTVDTPSALDNFTQAIQSQILGGLLTNINTGKPGRMVTNDFIVDIANRDGQLQLNVTDRKTGKTSTIEVSGLQSNSTDF, encoded by the coding sequence ATGCGTATTGCATATGCAGTTGTTTCGATAATGCTTATTACCCCTCTTTGCTGGGGCGGAAATATGACGTTCCAGTTCCGTAACCCCAACTTTGGCGGTAACCCTAACAACGGTGCGTTCCTGCTGAATGAAGCTCAGGCGCAAAACTCCTATAAAGATCCCAGTTATAAGGACTTTACCGTTGATACCCCTTCCGCACTGGATAACTTCACCCAGGCTATCCAGTCGCAAATTTTAGGGGGATTGCTGACAAACATTAACACCGGCAAGCCCGGCCGAATGGTGACCAACGATTTTATTGTCGATATCGCCAACAGAGACGGACAACTTCAGTTGAACGTAACCGATCGTAAAACCGGAAAAACCTCCACTATTGAGGTTTCTGGCCTACAAAGCAATTCAACTGACTTTTAA
- the csgE gene encoding curli production assembly/transport protein CsgE has translation MKRTLSWIAAASFLLAAGNLQAVEVEVPGLLTDHTVSSIGHSFYRAFSDKWDSTYTGNLTINERPSARWGSWITITANQDVIYQTFLFPSKTDFDKNVALALAQTEDAINRLQIDKALLSTSDLAKDEF, from the coding sequence ATGAAGCGCACGTTGAGTTGGATCGCCGCAGCGAGTTTCTTGCTCGCTGCAGGGAACCTGCAGGCCGTCGAGGTCGAAGTTCCCGGATTGTTAACTGACCACACAGTCTCATCGATCGGGCACAGTTTTTACCGGGCCTTCAGTGATAAATGGGACAGTACTTACACGGGTAATTTAACAATCAACGAGCGGCCCAGTGCACGTTGGGGAAGCTGGATAACCATCACGGCTAATCAGGACGTTATTTATCAAACGTTTTTATTCCCCTCGAAAACAGACTTCGATAAAAACGTGGCCTTAGCACTGGCTCAAACTGAAGATGCTATTAATCGCCTGCAAATAGACAAAGCGCTATTAAGCACCAGCGATTTAGCAAAAGATGAGTTCTAG
- the csgD gene encoding biofilm master transcriptional regulator CsgD, whose amino-acid sequence MYNEVHSLHGHTLLLITKPSLQATALLQHLKQSLSLNGKLHNIQRSFDDIAPGSIILFDMMEADKKLIHYWQDNLSRKNNNIRVLLLNTPDEYPFRDIESWPHINGVFYVTEEEGRVVEGLQGILRGECYFSQKLASYLITHSGNYRYNSSESALLTHREKEILNKLRIGASNIEIARSLFISENTVKTHLYNLFKKIAVKNRTQAVSWANDNLRR is encoded by the coding sequence ATGTATAATGAAGTCCATAGTTTACATGGTCATACATTACTGTTGATCACAAAACCTTCTCTGCAAGCGACAGCTTTATTACAACATTTAAAGCAATCTTTATCATTGAACGGGAAATTGCATAATATTCAACGTTCTTTTGATGATATTGCGCCTGGCAGCATCATTCTGTTTGATATGATGGAAGCTGATAAGAAGCTTATCCATTACTGGCAAGATAACTTAAGCAGGAAAAACAATAATATCCGCGTGTTATTATTGAACACTCCTGATGAATACCCTTTCAGAGATATTGAAAGCTGGCCGCATATCAATGGCGTGTTCTACGTCACTGAAGAAGAAGGCCGGGTGGTAGAGGGTCTGCAGGGCATATTGCGCGGAGAGTGTTATTTCTCGCAAAAGCTGGCCAGCTACCTCATCACGCACTCCGGTAACTACCGCTATAACAGTTCGGAATCCGCGCTGCTCACGCACCGTGAAAAAGAGATCCTGAACAAATTACGCATTGGTGCTTCAAATATTGAAATCGCCCGTTCGTTATTTATCAGCGAAAATACGGTAAAGACGCACCTTTATAATCTTTTCAAGAAGATAGCTGTTAAAAATCGAACTCAGGCTGTTTCATGGGCAAACGATAACCTCAGGCGTTAA
- a CDS encoding IS1-like element IS1B family transposase (programmed frameshift): MASVSISCPSCSATDGVVRNGKSTAGHQRYLCSHCRKTWQLQFTYTASQPGTHQKIIDMAMNGVGCRATARIMGVGLNTIFRHFKKLRPQSVTSRIQPGSDVIVCAEMDEQWGYVGAKSRQRWLFYAYDRLRKTVVAHVFGERTMATLGRLMSLLSPFDVVIWMTDGWPLYESRLKGKLHVISKRYTQRIERHNLNLRQHLARLGRKSLSFSKSVELHDKVIGHYLNIKHYQ; the protein is encoded by the exons GTGGCTTCTGTTTCTATCAGCTGTCCCTCCTGTTCAGCTACTGACGGGGTGGTGCGTAACGGCAAAAGCACTGCCGGACATCAGCGCTATCTCTGCTCTCACTGCCGTAAAACATGGCAACTGCAGTTCACTTACACCGCTTCTCAACCCGGTACGCACCAGAAAATCATTGATATGGCCATGAATGGCGTTGGATGCCGGGCAACCGCCCGCATTATGGGCGTTGGCCTCAACACGATTTTCCGCCATT TTAAAAAACTCAGGCCGCAGTCGGTAACCTCGCGCATACAGCCGGGCAGTGACGTCATCGTCTGCGCGGAAATGGACGAACAGTGGGGATACGTCGGGGCTAAATCGCGCCAGCGCTGGCTGTTTTACGCGTATGACAGGCTCCGGAAGACGGTTGTTGCGCACGTATTCGGTGAACGCACTATGGCGACGCTGGGGCGTCTTATGAGCCTGCTGTCACCCTTTGACGTGGTGATATGGATGACGGATGGCTGGCCGCTGTATGAATCCCGCCTGAAGGGAAAGCTGCACGTAATCAGCAAGCGATATACGCAGCGAATTGAGCGGCATAACCTGAATCTGAGGCAGCACCTGGCACGGCTGGGACGGAAGTCGCTGTCGTTCTCAAAATCGGTGGAGCTGCATGACAAAGTCATCGGGCATTATCTGAACATAAAACACTATCAATAA
- the csgB gene encoding curli minor subunit CsgB, whose product MKNTSLFLMFTLLGVPGFVTAANTDLANAEINFAVNELSRSSLNQAAIIGQQGVFNDAQIRQEGSKLLSVVSQDGAGNRARVDQSGTYNIAWIDQSGNGNDAGITQDGYGNSAKIIQKGSGNRANITQYGTQKTAVVVQKQSQMAIRVIQR is encoded by the coding sequence ATGAAAAACACATCGTTATTTTTGATGTTTACATTACTGGGTGTGCCTGGATTTGTAACCGCGGCTAATACTGATTTGGCGAATGCTGAAATTAATTTTGCGGTTAATGAATTAAGTCGTTCATCATTAAATCAGGCAGCCATTATTGGTCAACAGGGCGTATTTAATGACGCTCAGATTCGCCAGGAAGGGTCGAAACTCTTGTCAGTCGTTTCCCAGGATGGTGCAGGCAACAGAGCGAGAGTTGATCAATCAGGGACTTACAATATTGCCTGGATCGATCAGAGCGGTAACGGGAACGATGCAGGTATTACGCAAGATGGATATGGTAATAGTGCAAAAATTATCCAGAAAGGGTCGGGTAATAGAGCAAATATTACGCAGTACGGTACGCAGAAAACCGCAGTTGTAGTGCAGAAACAGTCGCAGATGGCAATTCGCGTTATTCAACGCTAG
- the csgA gene encoding curli major subunit CsgA produces MKFIKVAALAAIVVSGSAMAGMINQGGWGHGHGHGGYGGPNSTLNIYQNGGGNSALALQTDARNSVLNISQTGGGNGADVGQGSDDSSINLTQNGFGNSATLDQWNSKDSVMNVSQYGGLNGALVDQTASNSTVNVTQIGFGNHATAHQY; encoded by the coding sequence ATGAAATTTATCAAAGTGGCAGCACTTGCAGCAATCGTAGTTTCTGGTAGTGCTATGGCTGGTATGATTAACCAGGGCGGATGGGGTCATGGACATGGTCATGGCGGATACGGTGGCCCAAATTCAACCCTGAATATTTACCAGAATGGTGGCGGTAACTCCGCGCTGGCCCTGCAGACTGATGCCAGAAATTCAGTTCTGAATATTAGCCAGACCGGTGGTGGTAACGGCGCTGACGTTGGCCAGGGGTCTGACGACAGTAGCATTAACCTGACCCAGAACGGATTTGGCAACAGTGCGACACTTGATCAGTGGAACAGTAAAGATTCCGTGATGAATGTCAGCCAGTACGGTGGCCTTAACGGCGCACTGGTAGACCAGACGGCGTCTAACTCCACCGTCAACGTTACCCAGATTGGCTTTGGTAACCACGCGACAGCTCATCAGTACTGA
- the csgC gene encoding curli assembly chaperone CsgC, whose product MNTLILLAALSSQITFQTSQQGNMTTIIPQVTLTESCDCQVQIVSLREGQSGQSSSRQQNTLFIPANQAIDLMRLSLNISAGDTVTIVVTVTDGKALHLSQQWSPGGRAL is encoded by the coding sequence ATGAATACCTTAATTCTCCTCGCCGCGCTGTCGAGCCAGATAACCTTTCAAACCTCACAGCAGGGCAATATGACCACCATTATTCCGCAGGTCACGTTGACGGAATCGTGTGATTGTCAGGTCCAGATTGTTTCTTTGCGCGAAGGGCAGAGTGGACAAAGTTCATCCCGCCAGCAAAACACACTTTTTATCCCCGCTAATCAGGCGATTGATTTAATGCGCTTGAGTTTAAATATCTCTGCGGGAGACACGGTAACGATCGTGGTAACCGTCACTGATGGAAAAGCACTTCATTTATCACAACAGTGGTCGCCTGGAGGGCGCGCGCTCTAA
- the ymdB gene encoding O-acetyl-ADP-ribose deacetylase produces the protein MKPQIEVIHGDITTQHVDVIVNAANPSLMGGGGVDGAIHRAAGPQLLEACKIVRQQQGECPPGHAVITLAGNLPAKAVIHAVGPVWQGGDHHEASLLEEAYRNCLRLAADNGYKTMAFPAISTGVYGYPKAAAATIAVETVYRYLSLKPLPEKVTFVCFDEDTLHLYQRLLAQRRQALES, from the coding sequence ATGAAACCGCAAATTGAAGTGATTCATGGCGATATTACGACCCAGCATGTCGATGTCATCGTCAATGCGGCCAATCCTTCCCTGATGGGGGGAGGCGGGGTTGACGGTGCTATTCACCGCGCTGCCGGACCGCAGCTGCTGGAAGCCTGTAAAATCGTGCGTCAGCAACAGGGCGAATGCCCGCCGGGCCATGCGGTGATTACGCTTGCGGGCAACCTTCCGGCCAAAGCGGTGATTCACGCCGTTGGCCCAGTATGGCAGGGCGGCGACCACCATGAAGCGAGTCTGCTGGAAGAGGCATACCGAAACTGCCTACGGCTTGCCGCCGACAACGGATACAAAACGATGGCGTTTCCGGCAATTAGTACCGGCGTGTATGGTTATCCTAAGGCGGCAGCGGCGACCATCGCGGTAGAAACCGTTTACCGTTACCTGTCGCTGAAACCGCTGCCAGAGAAGGTGACCTTTGTCTGTTTTGATGAAGACACCCTGCATCTGTATCAGCGGTTGTTGGCGCAGCGCAGACAAGCGTTGGAGAGTTGA
- the mdoC gene encoding glucans biosynthesis protein MdoC, whose product MSTSPTEREYFLDSIRAWLMLLGIPFHISLIYSSHTWHVNSQMPSWWLTLFNDFIHAFRMQVFFVISGYFSYMLFLRYPLKRWWKVRVERVGIPMLTAIPLLTLPQFIMLQYVKGKAENWPNLTLYEKYNTLVWELVSHLWFLLVLVVLTTVSLVIFSRLRRHLSTTADAFFANVTLGKLSVLFLLLGVAYAAVRRTLFIVYPPILSDGLFNFVVMQSLFYIPFFLIGALAFIYPKLKALFTTPSPWCAVGAAFAFAAYLLNQRYGSGDAWMYETESVITMLLGLWMVNVVFALGHRLLNFKSSRVTYFVNASLFIYLVHHPLTLFFGAYITPHIASNTLGFFTGLVFVVGVAIVLYEIHLRIPLLRFLFSGKPQTKTA is encoded by the coding sequence ATGAGCACATCACCAACAGAACGTGAATATTTCCTCGACTCGATCCGGGCATGGCTGATGCTATTGGGGATCCCCTTTCACATTTCACTGATTTACTCCAGCCACACGTGGCATGTTAATAGCCAGATGCCCTCCTGGTGGCTCACGCTGTTTAATGACTTTATTCACGCCTTCCGTATGCAGGTGTTTTTTGTCATTTCAGGCTATTTCTCCTACATGCTTTTTTTACGCTATCCGCTGAAGCGCTGGTGGAAAGTCCGCGTAGAGCGCGTGGGTATTCCTATGTTGACCGCCATCCCGCTGCTGACGCTGCCGCAGTTCATTATGCTGCAGTATGTTAAAGGCAAAGCAGAGAACTGGCCGAATCTTACGCTGTATGAAAAGTACAATACGCTGGTCTGGGAACTGGTGTCTCACCTCTGGTTCCTGCTGGTACTGGTGGTACTGACCACGGTCAGCCTGGTGATCTTTAGCCGTCTGCGCCGTCATTTAAGCACGACCGCTGACGCCTTCTTCGCCAACGTCACGCTGGGCAAACTGTCGGTGCTCTTTTTGCTGCTTGGCGTTGCTTATGCCGCCGTGAGACGCACTCTGTTTATCGTCTACCCACCGATACTGAGCGACGGGTTGTTTAATTTTGTGGTGATGCAGTCGCTGTTCTACATTCCGTTCTTTTTAATTGGCGCACTGGCGTTTATTTATCCGAAGCTTAAAGCCTTGTTTACCACACCGTCACCGTGGTGCGCAGTGGGTGCCGCCTTCGCGTTTGCGGCCTATCTGCTGAACCAGCGCTACGGTAGCGGCGACGCCTGGATGTATGAAACGGAAAGCGTGATCACTATGCTGCTGGGCTTGTGGATGGTGAATGTGGTGTTCGCACTCGGCCACCGCTTGCTGAACTTTAAGTCCAGCCGCGTGACCTACTTCGTCAATGCTTCACTGTTTATCTATCTGGTGCATCACCCGTTGACGCTGTTCTTCGGGGCTTACATCACGCCGCATATCGCCTCTAACACGCTGGGCTTCTTTACCGGACTGGTGTTTGTAGTGGGCGTGGCGATCGTGCTCTACGAGATCCATCTGCGGATCCCTCTCCTGCGTTTCCTGTTTTCAGGCAAGCCCCAGACGAAAACTGCCTGA
- the mdoG gene encoding glucans biosynthesis protein MdoG encodes MKHKPQMMKMRWVGAAVVLSLYTSSALAFNIDDVAKQAKSMAGKSYEAPKSNLPSVFRDMKYADYQQIQFNHDKAYWNNIKTPFKLEFYHQGMYFDTPVAINEVTATAVRKIKYSPDYFNFGNVQHDKDTVKDLGFAGFKVLYPINSKDKNDEIVSMLGASYFRVIGAGQVYGLSARGLAIDTALPSGEEFPRFREFWIERPKPTDKRLTIYALLDSPRATGAYRFVIMPGRDTVVDVQSKVYLRDKVGKLGVAPLTSMFLFGPNQPSPATNFRPELHDSNGLSIHAGNGEWIWRPLNNPKHLAVSSFAMENPQGFGLLQRGRQFSRFEDLDDRYDLRPSAWVTPKGDWGKGKVELVEIPTNDETNDNIVAYWTPDQLPEAGKEMNFKYTITFSRDEDKLHAPDNAYVMQTRRSTGDVKQSNLIRQPDGTVAFVVDFTGQDMKKLSPDTAVSAQASIGDNGEIVENTVRYNPVTKGWRLTLRVKVKDPKQTTEMRAALVSDDQPLSETWSYQLPANE; translated from the coding sequence ATGAAACATAAACCACAGATGATGAAAATGCGTTGGGTGGGTGCTGCAGTCGTGTTATCACTGTATACCTCATCGGCACTGGCCTTTAACATCGACGATGTCGCAAAACAGGCAAAATCGATGGCAGGCAAGAGCTACGAAGCGCCGAAAAGTAACTTGCCCTCCGTTTTCCGCGACATGAAGTATGCGGACTATCAGCAGATCCAGTTCAATCACGATAAAGCGTACTGGAACAACATTAAAACCCCGTTCAAGCTTGAATTTTATCATCAGGGTATGTACTTCGACACGCCTGTTGCCATCAATGAAGTGACGGCGACCGCGGTACGTAAGATCAAGTACAGCCCGGATTACTTCAATTTTGGCAATGTGCAACACGACAAAGATACGGTGAAAGACCTGGGCTTCGCAGGCTTCAAGGTGCTTTACCCGATTAACAGCAAAGATAAAAACGACGAAATCGTCAGCATGCTTGGCGCCAGCTACTTCCGCGTGATTGGCGCGGGGCAGGTGTACGGGCTTTCTGCGCGTGGTCTGGCCATTGATACCGCGCTGCCATCAGGTGAAGAGTTTCCGCGTTTCCGCGAGTTCTGGATTGAACGTCCAAAACCAACGGACAAACGTCTGACTATTTATGCGCTGCTGGACTCCCCGCGCGCAACCGGTGCCTATCGCTTTGTGATTATGCCGGGTCGTGACACGGTCGTTGACGTGCAGTCTAAAGTCTATCTGCGTGACAAAGTGGGCAAACTGGGCGTTGCGCCGCTTACCAGTATGTTCCTGTTTGGGCCAAACCAGCCGTCGCCGGCAACCAACTTCCGCCCGGAACTGCATGACTCCAATGGTCTGTCTATTCATGCCGGTAACGGTGAGTGGATCTGGCGTCCGCTGAATAATCCGAAACATCTGGCAGTAAGCAGCTTTGCGATGGAAAACCCGCAGGGCTTTGGCCTGCTGCAGCGTGGCCGTCAGTTCTCTCGCTTTGAAGATTTGGACGATCGTTATGACCTGCGCCCAAGCGCCTGGGTTACGCCGAAAGGCGACTGGGGTAAAGGCAAGGTAGAGCTGGTTGAAATTCCAACCAACGACGAAACCAACGATAACATCGTCGCTTACTGGACGCCGGATCAACTGCCGGAAGCCGGCAAAGAGATGAACTTCAAGTACACCATTACCTTCAGCCGCGACGAAGATAAGCTGCATGCGCCGGATAACGCGTATGTGATGCAGACTCGCCGCTCAACGGGTGATGTGAAGCAGTCTAACCTTATCCGTCAGCCTGACGGTACCGTGGCGTTTGTCGTGGACTTCACAGGCCAGGATATGAAGAAACTGTCTCCGGATACGGCGGTGTCGGCTCAGGCCAGCATTGGTGATAACGGTGAAATCGTTGAAAACACGGTGCGTTACAATCCGGTAACCAAAGGCTGGCGTCTGACCCTGCGCGTGAAAGTGAAAGATCCGAAACAGACCACTGAAATGCGTGCTGCGCTGGTCAGTGACGATCAGCCGCTGAGTGAAACCTGGAGCTATCAGCTACCTGCCAATGAATAA